From a region of the Trichoderma atroviride chromosome 6, complete sequence genome:
- a CDS encoding uncharacterized protein (EggNog:ENOG41), which translates to MPSRVVLHGRIEKKGNMSSPANRRPALLDLPIDLLREIFDQLSPADNIVFATTCRAVRNCAGRGQFPADAEENQEQRFEVLASMCRDMPDRWVCEECMRLHRIDTADTPADSSPTCPLADAYGRFNQPLQLAPADEYELGRRHVQLALKYTRLGDSLRPSHRQYLQRLTAARQFSLSYAWEKKAAITAKVAPRIVDGRFLLRTICEYRLPSRPVTRDLIASESVCRHQQFFPLEDGAWTSSSLHQDLRQFPRAVGESFASPGKEVRGHCPHCFTDFSVTTTARSVRISVWMDLGTESSPLDPVWRSFVHIAEFPPVEEVEYIEPGRVRELYSSGEEGEE; encoded by the coding sequence ATGCCGTCCCGTGTTGTCCTCCACGGAAGaattgagaagaagggaaacaTGAGTTCCCCCGCCAACCGCCGTCCAGCCCTGCTGGACTTGCCCATCGATCTCCTCCGTGAGATCTTCGACCAGTTGTCCCCCGCGGACAACATCGTCTTCGCCACGACCTGCCGAGCAGTCCGGAACTGTGCAGGTCGCGGCCAATTCCccgccgacgccgaggagAACCAAGAGCAGCGGTTCGAGGTCCTCGCCAGCATGTGTCGCGACATGCCCGACCGCTGGGTCTGCGAGGAGTGCATGCGCCTCCATCGCATCGACACCGCCGACACGCCCGCCGACAGCAGCCCGACGTGCCCCCTGGCAGACGCCTACGGGCGATTCAACCAGCCATTGCAGCTGGCCCCCGCCGACGAGTACGAGCTGGGCAGGCGCCACGTCCAGCTGGCGCTCAAGTACACGCGCCTGGGCGACTCGCTGCGGCCCAGCCATCGCCAGTACCTGCAGCGTCTCACCGCGGCCCGCCAGTTCTCGCTCTCCTACGCCTGGGAGAAAAAGgctgccatcaccgccaaggTCGCGCCGCGGATCGTCGACGGCCGGTTCCTGCTGCGGACCATCTGCGAGTACCGCCTGCCCTCGCGGCCCGTCACCAGGGACCTCATCGCCAGCGAGTCCGTCTGCCGCCACCAGCAGTTCTTCCCCCTGGAGGACGGCGCCTGGACCAGCAGCTCCCTCCACCAGGACCTGCGCCAGTTCCCCCGCGCGGTGGGCGAGTCGTTTGCGTCGCCGGGAAAGGAGGTGCGCGGCCACTGCCCGCACTGCTTCACGGACTTTTCcgtgacgacgacggcgaggagCGTCCGGATCTCGGTCTGGATGGACTTGGGCACCGAGAGCTCGCCCCTCGACCCCGTCTGGCGCTCATTTGTACACATTGCCGAATTCCCTCCCGTCGAGGAGGTCGAGTACATTGAGCCTGGTCGAGTCCGCGAGCTGTACAGCAGCGgcgaggagggggaggagtAA
- a CDS encoding uncharacterized protein (EggNog:ENOG41) gives MRQFSPACLGGQEQRHLSWTPPLEIPKSLPAVLPPNKQERFSQTPIYDVLTTNVPEIAMSFSDCRFAYGPFAPHHIPRQYIENYFALHKTDTFLELNTTVEDVSKVEHASNNGSNQWKLTLRKYDALQNADLWWEETFDAVVLANGHYSVPTIPNVKGLNEYIEKFPGRVVHSKTYRSAKSYKSQRVLVIGNSASGTDVSRELVSTAQLPVYQSRRSKAWWEGDSPSKGIEWRPVVSEYLPSGRILFEDGTYLDDIDTVIYCTGYKPSYPFWDAKKNGQPLWDDKKGKLVKSYWHTFFQDFPNLGIVGLPRVLTFRSFEYQAIALARIFANRNPFPLPPLAEQQAWEDEREKERAREHRKFHDITWENGETHEWLQGFFKWSGLGTLTGQGRTPPPLTKEMVWAIDNLKKYKPEGEEDASDISDFSEIYEWIVLAHRKRDVLGFI, from the exons ATGCGGCAGTTCAGCCCAGCCTGCTTGGGCGGCCAGGAGCAACGCCATCTGAGCTGGACCCCCCCTTTGGAAATTCCAAAAAGCCTCCCTGCCGTTTTACCACCGAATAAACAGGAGCGATTCTCCCAGACGCCCATCTATGATGTCTTGAC AACGAACGTGCCTGAAATTGCCATGTCGTTTTCAGATTGCCGCTTTGCATACGGACCGTTTGCTCCACATCATATTCCTCGCCAATACATAGAAAACTACTTTGCATTACACAAGACGGATACGTTCTTGGAGCTCAACACTACAGTTGAAGACGTCTCCAAGGTCGAACACGCTTCAAATAATGGATCCAATCAGTGGAAATTGACTCTCAGAAAATACGATGCTCTTCAAAACGCCGATCTCTGGTGGGAAGAAACATTCGATGCTGTGGTTCTGGCAAACGGCCACTACTCTGTGCCGACA ATTCCCAATGTCAAGGGTCTAAACGAATACATTGAAAAGTTTCCTGGCCGTGTAGTTCACTCCAAGACGTATAGATCGGCCAAGTCGTACAAGTCACAGAGGGTGCTTGTGATTGGCAACTCTGCTTCGGGAACGGATGTAAGTCGAGAGTTAGTCTCGACTGCTCAGCTTCCCGTTTACCAGTCGAGGAGATCAAAAGCGTGGTGGGAGGGAGATTCGCCATCCAAGGGGATTGAGTGGAGGCCTGTTGTATCAGAGTATCTACCATCTGGCAGAATTCTCTTCGAAGACGGCACTTACTTGGATGACATTGACACAGTGATATACTGTACCGGATACAAGCCATCATATCCCTTCTGggatgccaagaagaatGGTCAACCGCTGTGGGAcgacaaaaaaggaaagctGGTGAAGAGCTACTGGCACACCTTCTTTCAAGACTTTCCGAATCTGGGCATCGTGGGCCTGCCCCGCGTTTTAACATTTCGAAGCTTCGAATATCAAGCCATTGCCCTCGCTCGCATATTTGCCAATCGCAACCCATTCCCGCTTCCGCCATTAGCCGAACAGCAAGCCTGGGAAgacgaaagagaaaaagaaagggccCGGGAACACCGCAAATTTCACGACATTACATGGGAGAATGGCGAAACTCACGAATGGCTGCAGGGATTCTTCAAATGGTCTGGCTTGGGAACTTTGACTGGACAGGGGAGAactccgccgccgctcacAAAGGAGATGGTTTGGGCGATTGATAACCTCAAGAAGTACAAGCctgagggagaagaggatgcCAGTGATATTAGCGACTTTTCGGAGATTTACGAATGGATTGTGTTGGCACATAGGAAGCGCGATGTTCTTGGATTCATTTGA
- a CDS encoding uncharacterized protein (EggNog:ENOG41~SECRETED:SignalP(1-18)), translating to MKASACLAGFIPALVAQAARIVQSNDDGWAELYLRSFNDALNEAGHDVVLSAPADNQSGTGSSDSPPIPRTVPCEYDSCTGNGNATGHNDTRPDLNWVNSFPVTAMKYGINTFGPQLWNGSAPDFAVAGPNVGTNVFVQLPFSGTVAAAAYAAHDAGIPSIAFSAASTGRLAFDTDPVPLRSSLYAQLAAQLTDHIISSGAPYLPPDVFLNVNFPKVDGSCTDLSDFKWVLTRINPGYFSPPDVSFCGGERLPTELSVITHGGCLISVSVANAKDKTTASTDSQAVVLEKLRSMLTCLPISIKLIETSDQLILQNYKQRL from the exons ATGAAAGCGTCTGCCTGTCTTGCGGGCTTTATTCCGGCGCTGGTCGCCCAAGCCGCTCGCATCGTCCAATCCAACGACGATGGCTGGGCTGAGCTGTATCTTCGCTCCTTTAATGATGCGCTGAATGAGGCTGGTCATGATGTTGTTTTATCCGCGCCTGCAGATAACCAGTCTGGAACGG GCTCCAGTGATTCACCTCCAATACCCCGAACAGTACCCTGCGAATACGACTCGTGTaccggcaacggcaacgccaCTGGCCACAATGATACACGGCCTGATCTCAACTGGGTCAATTCCTTTCCCGTAACTGCCATGAAATATGGCATAAACACTTTCGGTCCTCAACTGTGGAATGGCTCTGCCCCCGACTTTGCCGTCGCGGGGCCCAACGTCGGCACAAACGTCTTTGTCCAACTACC ATTCAGCGGTACagtagctgctgctgcatatgCCGCCCATGACGCCGGCATCCCTTCAATCGCCTTTTCCGCCGCTTCAACCGGCCGCCTCGCATTTGACACTGATCCAGTGCCtctccgcagcagcctctATGCCCAGCTTGCTGCACAACTCACTGACCATATCATCTCTTCTGGAGCTCCGTATCTTCCCCCGGACGTCTTTCTCAATGTCAACTTCCCTAAAGTTGATGGCAGTTGCACCGACCTCTCTGACTTCAAATGGGTGCTTACCCGGATCAACCCTGGTTACTTTTCTCCCCCAGATGTCAGCTTCTGTGGTGGTGAGCGGTTGCCTACCGAGCTATCCGTTATCACTCATGGTGGATGCCTCATCTCTGTTAGCGTCGCTAATGCTAAAGACAAAACTACTGCGTCGACAGATAGTCAGGCTGTTGTGCTTGAAAAGTTGCGAAGCATGCTTACCTGCCTCCCAATCTCAATAAAATTAATAGAGACCTCAGATCAGCTGATACTTCAAAATTATAAACAACGATTATAG
- a CDS encoding uncharacterized protein (EggNog:ENOG41) produces MDDLTPERLAHNSYTVGWICALDVELAASVAILDYELPKLSQVQGDTNTYVLGRIGQHNIVLTCLPAGTTGTNAAANTATNMLRSFPNIHFCLMVGIGGGAPSVPSDDPRKDIRLGDVVVSWPSANFGGVLQYDFGKTMSEGKFVHTGVLNKTSIVLRSSVSALRARHRIEESRVPQYIVRMLELNRKMQREFSHPGLEHDQLFRADYEHPSGKPTCLSCDIEALVLRKPRENTNPIIHYGLIGSANQVMRHGVTRDQLRDEKNIICFEMEAAGLMDVFPCLVIRGICDYADSHKNKRWQPYAAVTAAACAKEVLLATPTSEFPIKTFLNEEAIYRMLQTTLSESNGEELLKLLPISEYRPTLPEYHEIPKNNDSPEFHWVLRNIDFKQWSLNEGPRLLCLTGHPSQNNLNQLSSYIVDQEKAANYSILSISRSDMEHTPTINALPYILLRKLVCCSPNSQKTHVIRSFFKKLLENHKVESSVDWKEATFNNEIFLKYMEKILKGATTKDLLSPLKTAVDFAEQRRLLVVIEGLDLIEPMDDIVQRLDLVESMDDFVHSLIKHLQRKSKIKILITSSARFKNLSLFQDFLNIEYDKERKDCLRSLQFDNARYDKISNECERSFEWIWKHNEYKTWSASNTSKLFYIQGKPGSGKSTLMKYFNRNLQHKDSAAQQGIVARFFYSSRDGEPQRSHYNMLLSILYEILHQDEGFFYHQFQTEYRTQQLEKLPSTWDYDSLKEMLKSLQDYRTNKRYYLIIDAIDESEPNDRREILGLLFDLCSKMKHSVVKIFIASRPVAQLESRRDQFHSFIKLDAETRSDIYNYAQSQLHGLNSTELLTQATTHILENAQGVFLWVKLISEQLIKAHEEGLSEEEIFRLLKQLPTELEDLYKLMLEKMEHNNASLLYGARMFEFILFARRPLTVDELLHALGILNTADSDSKLIPSDALFEKHIPTSDRIILSGGGNFLELREHNGKRFVQIMHQTVREFFLSPDGPVANSKFSVSETYGHIHMAISCMRYLSVCAANTCLAKELPEFKSWDILQYKDYCQYLNRRPLASYALSYTKSHIAICERDANVQKAVSQFIEQSTKVDHSASLLERWASSELRQGPLSNNNTQDAAAMNFRCELLRVASIYGFSTAAEVVLLAETDIDNRDKDDRTPLFLAVDNGHEAIAKLLLDKGADVHIKDNHDQTPLTRAVVKGHQNIVTWLFGRGASIEEGYYDRTPLSWAAENGYLAIVEFLIEKGAYIGHADHRGRTPLFWAAECGHLAIVERLLEKGADIEKSASPNGTPLLQAVKQGHLAIVELLAEKGADIKSDTFSGTTVEFLAKKGASTEKEDISGKSPLLVAVEHGHLAIVKFLVEKGSSIEYSGRFWSTPLSRAAQYGYLAIVEFLVEKGANIHRLDLNFKTPLSLAAEYGHLAVVIFLAGKGANFERPDISHKTPLSLAVEKGHFEVVKFLAGKGANTESKDRYGKTPVSKAVENSRLDIVKFLVEMC; encoded by the exons ATGGATGACCTTACTCCAGAACGCCTCGCACACAACAGCTATACTGTGGGATGGATCTGCGCTTTAGACGTGGAGTTGGCAGCATCAGTGGCAATACTGGATTATGAGCTCCCGAAACTTTCTCAGGTCCAAGGAGACACAAACACTTACGTTCTAGGCCGAATCGGCCAGCATAACATTGTTCTTACATGTCTTCCAGCGGGGACAACGGGTACAAACGCTGCAGCTAATACCGCGACCAACATGCTGCGTAGCTTTCCAAACATCCACTTTTGCTTGATGGTAGGCATTGGAGGCGGGGCTCCAAGTGTTCCCAGCGATGATCCGCGCAAGGATATTCGGCTTGGAGATGTAGTTGTCAGCTGGCCATCAGCAAATTTTG GTGGCGTTTTACAATACGATTTTGGAAAAACCATGAGCGAAGGCAAATTTGTTCACACAGGCGTTTTAAACAAGACGTCTATAGTATTGCGCAGTAGCGTTTCCGCTTTGCGAGCGCGCCATCGAATAGAAGAAAGCCGCGTTCCCCAGTATATTGTTCGTATGCTTGAGTTGAACAGAAAGATGCAAAGAGAATTTTCCCATCCTGGCTTGGAGCATGATCAGCTATTTCGAGCGGACTACGAACACCCAAGTGGAAAACCAACCTGCCTCTCTTGCGATATAGAAGCCTTGGTACTTCGGAAACCTCGCGAAAATACAAATCCAATTATTCATTACGGTCTTATTGGTTCGGCGAACCAAGTCATGCGACATGGAGTAACTCGAGATCAGCTTCGTGACGAGAAGAATATCATCTGtttcgagatggaggctgcggGGCTTATGGATGTCTTCCCTTGTCTCGTTATCCGGGGAATTTGCGACTATGCTGACTCGCACAAAAACAAACGGTGGCAGCCGTATGCTGCAGTAACGGCGGCCGCTTGCGCCAAAGAAGTGTTATTAGCTACGCCAACTTCCGAATTTCCTATAAAGACTTTTCTCAATGAGGAAGCCATTTAC AGAATGCTTCAGACTACTTTATCCGAATCAAATGGGGAGGAATTGTTGAAATTGCTACCAATATCAGAATATAGGCCGACACTGCCTGAATATCACGAAATACCCAAAAACAACGATAGTCCCGAGTTTCATTGGGTCCTGAGAAATATAGACTTTAAGCAATGGAGTCTAAATGAAGGCCCTCGCCTTCTTTGCCTCACGGGCCATCCGTCCCAAAACAACCTCAATCAGCTCTCGTCATACATTGTGGATcaagaaaaggcagccaatTATTCTATTTTATCCATTTCTCGTTCAGACATGGAGCACACGCCGACTATCAATGCACTTCCTTACATATTGCTTCGAAAACTAGTGTGTTGCTCGCCAAACTCACAGAAGACTCATGTCATTcgaagcttcttcaaaaagcTACTAGAAAACCATAAGGTTGAGAGTAGTGTGGACTGGAAGGAGGCGACATTTAACAATGAAATCTTCTTAAAATACATGGAAAAAATCTTAAAAGGCGCAACAACCAAAGATCTCTTGAGTCCGTTGAAGACAGCAGTCGATTTTGCAGAGCAAAGGCGTCTGTTGGTAGTGATTGAAGGACTGGACTTAATTGAACCTATGGACGACATTGTTCAAAGACTGGACTTAGTTGAATCTATGGACGACTTTGTTCATTCGCTTATAAAACATCTTCAACGAAAATCAAAAATCAAAATACTAATCACAAGCTCGGCAAGATTTAAGAATTTAAGTCTATTTCAAGACTTTCTGAATATCGAGTATGataaagaaaggaaag ATTGCTTACGAAGTCTTCAATTTGACAACGCCCGATATGATAAGATCTCCAATGAATGCGAGAGATCTTTTGAATGGATTTGGAAACATAATGAGTATAAGACCTGGTCTGCTTCAAATACCTCTAAACTCTTCTACATCCAAGGAAAGCCTGGCAGTGGCAAAAGTACCCTCATGAAATATTTTAACCGGAATCTGCAACATAAAGattcagctgctcaacaaggcaTTGTGGCAAGGTTCTTCTATAGTTCCAGAGACGGCGAACCTCAAAGAAGTCACTACAATATGCTTTTATCGATTTTGTACGAGATTCTGCACCAAGACGAGGGCTTCTTTTATCATCAATTTCAAACCGAATATCGGACGCAACAGCTTGAAAAACTCCCTTCCACGTGGGACTATGATTCGCTAAAGGAAATGCTCAAATCGTTACAAGATTATCGGACCAACAAACGATATTACTTGATCATTGACGCGATAGATGAATCAGAACCAAATGATAGGCGCGAGATTCTTGGCTTACTCTTCGACCTATGTTCTAAAATGAAACACTCTGTTGTGAAGATATTTATAGCCAGCCGCCCAGTTGCACAGCTTGAATCTCGCAGAGATCAATTTCATAGTTTCATCAAGCTAGATGCTGAGACAAGATCCGATATTTATAACTATGCACAGTCGCAATTACATGGCCTCAATTCAACGGAACTTCTCACCCAAGCAACTACTCATATCCTCGAAAATGCTCAGGGTGTGTTTCTATGGGTAAAGCTAATTAGTGAGCAGTTAATAAAGGCTCATGAAGAGGGTCTTtcggaagaagaaatattCCGATTACTTAAACAGCTTCCTACTGAACTCGAAGATCTCTACAAACTCATGCTGGAGAAAATGGAACACAACAACGCTTCTCTCTTGTATGGAGCAAGGATGTTTGAATTTATTCTTTTTGCAAGACGCCCGCTCACAGTTGATGAACTCCTTCATGCTCTTGGTATTCTAAACACCGCTGACTCCGATTCTAAACTCATCCCATCCGATGCTCTTTTTGAAAAGCATATTCCGACGTCTGATCGGATCATCCTTTCAGGCGGTGGTAATTTTTTAGAACTTAGGGAGCATAATG GCAAAAGATTTGTTCAGATTATGCATCAAACTGTTCGCGAATTCTTCCTCAGTCCTGACGGGCCTGTCGCAAACTCAAAGTTCTCGGTATCCGAGACATATGGACATATTCACATGGCTATCAGTTGCATGCGATATCTCTCGGTTTGCGCTGCAAATACATGTCTAGCGAAAGAATTACCGGAATTTAAATCTTGGGATATACTGCAATACAAGGATTATTGCCAATATCTCAATAGAAGACCGCTAGCATCATATGCCCTTAGCTACACCAAGTCTCATATTGCCATTTGTGAACGAGATGCGAACGTTCAAAAAGCCGTTTCTCAGTTTATTGAGCAGTCGACCAAAGTGGATCATAGTGCTTCTCTGCTGGAGAGATGGGCTAGTTCTGAGTTACGTCAGGGCCCTTTAAGCAATAACAATACACAAGACGCTGCCGCAATGAATTTCAGATGTGAACTCTTGCGAGTTGCATCTATATACGGATTCAGTACTGCAGCTGAGGTCGTATTACTAGCCGAAACGGACATAGATAACCGGGATAAAGATGACCGAACGCCACTCTTTTTGGCCGTCGATAATGGGCATGAGGCTATTGCGAAGTTGCTGCTTGATAAAGGCGCCGACGTCCATATAAAGGATAATCATGACCAGACACCCCTTACCAGAGCTGTTGTTAAAGGACACCAAAACATTGTCACATGGCTGTTTGGTCGTGGTGCTTCTATTGAAGAAGGATATTATGACCGAACGCCGCTTTCATGGGCTGCTGAAAACGGTTACTTGGCTATTGTTGAATTCTTAATCGAGAAAGGTGCCTACATTGGGCACGCCGATCACAGGGGCAGAACGCCGCTGTTTTGGGCTGCTGAGTGTGGCCACTTGGCTATTGTTGAACGCCTACTTGAAAAAGGTGCTGATATCGAAAAATCAGCTAGTCCTAACGGAACGCCGCTGTTACAGGCTGTCAAGCAAGGCCACTTGGCTATTGTTGAATTGCTGGCTGAGAAAGGTGCTGATATCAAATCAGATACTTTTAGCGGAACTACTGTTGAATTCCTGGCTAAGAAAGGTGCCAGTACTGAAAAGGAGGATATTTCTGGCAAAAGCCCACTTTTAGTGGCTGTTGAGCATGGCCACTTGGCTATTGTCAAGTTTCTAGTTGAGAAAGGTTCCAGTATCGAATACTCCGGTCGGTTTTGGTCGACACCTCTTTCACGTGCGGCTCAGTATGGCTACTTAGCTATTGTTGAATTTCTGGTTGAAAAAGGTGCCAATATTCATAGATTGGACCTAAATTTTAAAACGCCACTTTCACTGGCTGCGGAATATGGCCACTTGGCTGTAGTTATATTTTTAGCTGGAAAAGGCGCTAATTTTGAACGTCCTGATATTTCTCATAAGACGCCGTTATCATTGGCTGTTGAAAAGGGTCATTTCGAAGTTGTGAAATTCCTGGCTGGGAAAGGTGCTAATACTGAGAGCAAGGATCGTTATGGTAAAACGCCGGTTTCAAAAGCTGTTGAGAACAGCAGGTTGGATATTGTTAAATTCCTAGTTGAGATGTGTTAA